In Gigantopelta aegis isolate Gae_Host chromosome 6, Gae_host_genome, whole genome shotgun sequence, the following are encoded in one genomic region:
- the LOC121375735 gene encoding transmembrane protein 59-like, translating to MMAASVTYLLFLSSCLYFIVITSSNGVFDKVLGDVKSCAEICKNTFPSHTFEQGGNFESCHRGCRFYSIMEFVHDPTDVNGTEKDCINCCKEAYSKEGEASACNLGCKSEAPFAEQRAKQMKDADPSMHLLYPLMYVHNLYSNMIDKAYKHMSVRWSFYMAAGDGKLVVIKSQPQVFTEFMDEQDVDDYKGPGLDDKTSNYWETNIEPLDNAATPMLKNSQMRSARSFENGADFSVMEESGTGADWLSCIAKKTGVPRLFLCVLILFCAITMIWLCLTAAVTAPDQRIHTQKLSINGDLEYLRQMAFDGKGIQILRLQDRVESSPLPIKIRVEKI from the exons ATGATGGCTGCCAGCGTTACGtatcttttatttctttcaagctgcctttattttattgttataaccTCGTCAAATGGGGTTTTTGATAAGGTTCTAGGCGACGTTAAATCTTGTGCTGAAATCTGCAAAAATACATTCCCGTCACACACGTTTGAACAA GGTGGTAACTTTGAATCTTGTCACCGAGGATGTAGATTTTATTCAATAATGGAATTTGTCCACGACCCAACTGATGTAAATGGAACAGAAAAGGACTGTATTAATT GCTGCAAAGAAGCATACAGCAAAGAAGGTGAGGCAAGTGCCTGCAATTTGGGATGTAAGAGTGAAGCACCATTTGCTGAACAGAGGGCCAAACAG ATGAAAGATGCAGATCCCAGCATGCATCTGCTGTACCCACTGATGTACGTTCACAATCTGTACAGCAACATGATAGATAAGGCGTACAAGCACATGTCAGTGCGCTGGTCATTCTACATGGCTGCGGGGGACGGAAAGCTAGTGGTGATCAAGTCACAGCCACAGGTCTTCACTGAATTTATGGACGAGCAAGACGTCGATG ATTACAAAGGACCTGGCCTGGATGACAAGACATCCAACTACTGGGAAACGAACATCGAACCTCTCGATAACGCTGCAACACCGATGCTTAAGAATTCCCAGATGAGATCAGCACGCAGCTTTGAGAATGGGGCCGATTTTTCTGTCATGGAAGAGTCTGGTACTGGGGCTGACTGGTTATCATGCATTGCAAAGAAGACCGGCGTCCCTAGACTGTTCCTGTGTGTGCTGATATTATTCTGCGCCATCACCATGATCTGGTTGTGTTTAACTGCTGCCGTCACTGCTCCCGATCAGCGGATTCATACACAG AAGCTCAGCATTAATGGAGATTTGGAATATTTGCGACAGATGGCATTTGACGGTAAAGGTATTCAAATTCTCCGTCTCCAGGACCGCGTGGAGTCCAGTCCATTGCCTATCAAGATACGTGTAGAGAAAATCTAA